TTCGCGGTGAAAGGCCTCCACGTGGACAAGCGTGGGCTCCGGCGCGCCTTCCATGGCCTTTGCGTAATCGGCGGCGGCAAGGCCCGCCCGGCGGCCGAAGACGAGCACGTCGAGCAGCGAGTTGCCCATGAGGCGGTTGCGGCCGTGCACGCCGCCCGACACCTCGCCCGCGGCGTAGAGTCCC
The genomic region above belongs to Deltaproteobacteria bacterium and contains:
- a CDS encoding FAD-binding protein, translating into GLYAAGEVSGGVHGRNRLMGNSLLDVLVFGRRAGLAAADYAKAMEGAPEPTLVHVEAFHRELEKEGIDDALTGPVVLPDYAPDHVKSRRFA